The Lycium ferocissimum isolate CSIRO_LF1 chromosome 1, AGI_CSIRO_Lferr_CH_V1, whole genome shotgun sequence genome includes a region encoding these proteins:
- the LOC132052004 gene encoding small ribosomal subunit protein eS24z-like translates to MADKAVTIRTRKFMTNRLLARKQFVIDVLHPGRANVSKAELKEKLARMYEVRDPNAIFVFKFRTHFGGGKSTGFGLIYDSVENAKKYEPKYRLIRNGLDTKVEKSRKQMKERKNRAKKVRGVKKTKAGDAKKK, encoded by the exons ATGGCGGACAAGGCAGTGACTATTAGAACTAGGAAGTTCATGACCAATAGGCTTCTTGCAAGGAAACAATTC GTTATTGATGTGTTGCATCCTGGAAGAGCCAATGTTTCCAAG GCtgagttgaaagaaaaattggCAAGGATGTATGAAGTGAGAGATCCAAATGCCATCTTTGTATTCAAGTTCAGAACCCACTTTGGAGGAGGCAAATCTACTGGGTTTGGTTTGATCTACGACTCTGTTGAGAATGCAAAGAAGTACGAGCCAAAGTACAGACTGATCAGG AATGGATTGGACACTAAGGTGGAGAAGTCCAGGAAGCAAATGAAGGAGAGGAAGAACAGAGCCAAGAAAGTTCGGGGTGTTAAGAAG ACAAAGGCTGGAGATGCCAAGAAGAAGTAA
- the LOC132029319 gene encoding NAC domain-containing protein 72-like translates to MDLDRYLMQQLNNKLKNQPLSIDRLIFANINDYSPQDFFPGETNGGVVKECYILTPRRRIYGILTLPDRRTRNGHWKLLKCIDDKIHGSDGVVGMKQKFLFFEGEQNHLRKTHWCMNEYRIRQHCCSIDCDHKIGRLDDWVLCKVYEEYDPEALSSQMERMDID, encoded by the exons ATGGATTTGGACAGGTACCTCATGCAACAGCTCAACAACAAACTCAAGAACCAGCCCCTGTCAATTGACAGATTGATCTTTGCAAATATTAATGACTATAGTCCCCAAGATTTCTTTCCAG GGGAAACAAATGGTGGTGTAGTAAAGGAATGCTATATATTGACACCGAGGCGTCGAATTTACGGAATACTGACTCTTCCAGATCGTCGAACGAGGAATGGGCACTGGAAACTATTGAAATGTATAGATGACAAGATCCATGGCTCAGACGGGGTTGTTGGAATGAAGCAGAAGTTTTTGTTCTTTGAAGGTGAACAGAACCATTTGCGAAAAACTCACTGGTGTATGAATGAGTATAGAATAAGGCAGCATTGCTGTTCAATTGATTGTGACCACAAGATCGGAAGG cTCGACGATTGGGTTCTCTGCAAGGTGTATGAGGAGTATGACCCTGAAGCGCTGTCTTCTCAGATGGAAAGGATGGATATTGATTAG